One genomic segment of Flavobacteriaceae bacterium includes these proteins:
- a CDS encoding helix-turn-helix domain-containing protein yields the protein MEATHLFLLQNIKRIRKEKGLTQQDVADGAEMLVPTYSRLERGGTNPNLSSIVRIADALGVSVIELFQSSDIKDRSVAQKVEMINELSEYNKNVINIMLDTVIEKDRVEQLQNVKMKNRLAELNAIGKKS from the coding sequence ATGGAAGCTACACACTTGTTTTTACTTCAAAACATCAAACGAATTCGTAAAGAAAAAGGACTCACCCAACAAGATGTAGCAGATGGTGCAGAAATGCTTGTACCTACCTATTCACGTTTAGAGCGTGGTGGTACGAATCCAAACTTATCGTCTATTGTTCGTATAGCCGATGCACTGGGTGTTTCTGTAATAGAATTATTTCAGTCTTCAGATATTAAAGATCGTTCGGTGGCTCAGAAAGTAGAAATGATTAACGAACTTTCTGAATACAACAAGAATGTGATTAATATCATGCTTGATACAGTCATTGAGAAAGACCGTGTTGAGCAACTACAGAATGTAAAAATGAAAAACCGTTTGGCAGAACTTAATGCTATCGGTAAGAAATCTTAA
- a CDS encoding tyrosine-type recombinase/integrase: MKKLQLKSTTFITLIDSYKNWLDVLGYAPSTVYNLPNHLREFFHYLECHGHSDITKITTQVVKDYYQYLSHRTNQRRGGSLSKSFLNKHQQALKKFLIYLKEHNSNVKFGVHLKGEKINYHDNKVILTQDEIKALFEACNVSHMNEHFQLRDKMILVLLYSCGLRRNEAVHVNCEDILFEKQRIYVRKGKNYKERFVPINKYNLDMIDEYLYDARPAFIKNYQTDALLLSQMGRRINDISIANRLKAIIEATENEDIQNKNITLHTLRHSIATHLMQNKVPMKSISTFLGHASLESTQLYTHLAKEVDAQQPIIT; the protein is encoded by the coding sequence ATGAAGAAACTACAACTAAAAAGCACCACATTTATTACTCTGATTGACAGTTATAAAAACTGGTTAGACGTGCTTGGTTATGCTCCTTCTACGGTTTACAATCTGCCAAATCATCTTCGTGAGTTTTTTCACTATTTAGAGTGCCACGGGCACAGCGATATTACAAAAATCACTACGCAAGTTGTTAAGGATTATTACCAGTATTTATCACATAGAACAAACCAAAGACGTGGTGGCAGTCTGAGTAAATCATTTTTAAACAAACACCAACAAGCCTTAAAGAAATTCTTAATCTATCTCAAAGAACATAATTCAAATGTAAAATTTGGCGTTCACCTCAAAGGCGAAAAAATTAACTATCACGATAACAAAGTCATTTTAACTCAAGATGAAATCAAAGCATTATTTGAAGCTTGTAATGTATCTCACATGAACGAACATTTTCAGCTTCGAGACAAGATGATATTAGTACTACTCTATAGTTGTGGACTAAGACGTAACGAAGCGGTTCATGTGAATTGTGAAGATATCTTATTTGAAAAACAACGTATCTACGTTAGAAAAGGCAAGAATTACAAAGAACGGTTTGTGCCAATTAATAAATACAACTTGGATATGATTGACGAGTACTTATATGATGCACGTCCAGCTTTTATAAAAAACTACCAAACGGATGCCTTACTACTTTCACAGATGGGAAGACGTATCAACGATATTAGTATTGCCAATCGATTAAAAGCAATTATTGAGGCCACTGAAAATGAAGATATCCAAAACAAGAATATCACCTTGCATACATTACGCCATAGCATTGCAACACATTTGATGCAGAATAAAGTACCTATGAAATCTATTAGTACTTTTTTAGGTCATGCGTCTTTAGAAAGCACACAACTGTATACGCATTTAGCCAAAGAGGTGGATGCTCAACAACCAATTATTACATGA
- a CDS encoding XRE family transcriptional regulator, with translation MAKKTTAKSKTLDPKIIQVAEKLEKIRIANGYTSYENFAIEHGISRMQYWRMEKGTNFTFESLLRILEAHKMSLSAFFSDFE, from the coding sequence ATGGCAAAAAAGACGACAGCAAAAAGCAAAACACTAGACCCAAAAATTATACAAGTAGCCGAAAAACTGGAAAAAATAAGAATAGCCAATGGCTATACCTCCTATGAGAATTTTGCTATTGAGCATGGTATTTCAAGGATGCAGTATTGGCGTATGGAAAAAGGAACAAACTTTACCTTTGAAAGCCTGCTTAGAATATTAGAGGCACACAAGATGAGCTTAAGTGCATTCTTTTCTGATTTTGAATAA
- a CDS encoding AAA family ATPase has translation MIQKNQLELFWNFLYGIGDLSIPKKGNPHHSVAKDILWASALVKKGWGIDKLEIDDPLDKNKKIKDFIKLQSKSESIAGHIKTGKLPIRTFNAILCYFFFSIARDYQNPKESIPYLKDLIIFFDIIEAKSLPIISNLHTEAFINHLLKKIKLIGIRPELSPNFKLSFFQFNDQGIEIELSENRDDVPFEKSPLEVYKGVALYKEELKNEFKEIRVGFDGFPIPINEVVELPFFIIDKRIEENKNLLENELKHQQKVEDSQDLLLINELKEEIAKIDTFLNKENTPFEVLDKKQDTFILSPAGSGKTTILKWIAYKLSHQNKQLPVFIELQSYNSDLLALIKYSLKRFKLSLETIKNIPLILLIDGFDEYSGKEESTLIREIRDFKKDYNCQIIFSGRYKPVTIGEKEFITYRLSEFNFDDIKRVFKNVFPEKGINYYDKLHNGELLMSRPKIGLQLIIKIYATFLCT, from the coding sequence ATGATACAAAAAAATCAATTAGAATTGTTTTGGAACTTCCTTTATGGAATAGGAGATTTATCTATTCCAAAAAAAGGAAACCCTCATCATAGTGTTGCAAAAGATATTTTATGGGCTTCAGCACTAGTCAAGAAAGGTTGGGGCATTGATAAACTTGAAATTGATGACCCTTTAGATAAAAACAAAAAAATAAAAGACTTTATAAAACTTCAATCTAAGAGTGAATCGATTGCTGGTCATATCAAAACTGGCAAATTACCTATAAGAACTTTCAACGCTATTTTATGTTACTTCTTTTTTTCTATCGCTAGAGATTATCAAAATCCAAAAGAGAGTATTCCATATTTAAAAGATTTAATTATTTTTTTTGATATTATTGAAGCAAAATCTCTACCAATAATATCAAATTTACATACAGAAGCATTTATAAATCATTTATTAAAAAAAATAAAACTAATTGGTATAAGACCAGAATTATCTCCTAATTTTAAGCTCTCCTTTTTTCAATTTAATGATCAAGGAATAGAAATAGAATTGTCTGAAAATAGAGATGATGTTCCTTTTGAGAAAAGCCCATTAGAAGTATATAAAGGTGTAGCTTTATATAAAGAAGAATTAAAAAATGAATTTAAAGAAATACGTGTTGGATTTGATGGTTTCCCAATACCTATAAATGAAGTCGTTGAGCTTCCTTTTTTTATAATTGATAAGAGAATAGAAGAGAATAAAAATTTGCTTGAAAATGAATTAAAACATCAACAAAAAGTAGAAGATAGCCAAGACTTACTATTAATAAATGAGTTAAAGGAAGAAATTGCTAAAATAGACACCTTTTTAAATAAAGAAAATACCCCATTTGAGGTTTTAGACAAAAAACAAGACACTTTTATCTTATCTCCAGCAGGTTCAGGGAAAACAACAATATTGAAATGGATAGCCTATAAACTTTCACACCAAAATAAACAACTTCCAGTTTTTATTGAATTACAATCTTATAATTCAGATTTATTGGCACTAATTAAATATAGTCTAAAACGATTTAAACTTAGCTTAGAGACAATCAAAAATATACCCTTAATATTATTAATTGATGGCTTTGATGAGTATAGTGGTAAAGAGGAATCAACATTAATAAGAGAAATACGAGATTTTAAAAAAGATTATAATTGTCAAATCATTTTTAGTGGACGATATAAACCCGTAACAATCGGAGAAAAAGAGTTTATTACTTATAGGTTATCTGAATTTAATTTTGATGATATTAAACGTGTTTTCAAAAATGTTTTTCCTGAAAAAGGAATTAATTATTATGATAAGTTACATAATGGAGAATTACTAATGTCTCGTCCTAAAATAGGGCTACAGTTAATTATTAAAATTTATGCTACATTTTTGTGCACGTAA
- a CDS encoding DNA repair protein, whose amino-acid sequence MKTQILSTEVLGCTEVEIHYKRPLFNTMKYIKCADDVYHLLLEFTDTKRIDYKEFFWVMMLNNANRVLGISEIAVGTSSHVNVDVKEICQLALLTDSTSILILHNHPSGTLKPSEADTKITKKIKKALKLFDISLLDHIIITSEKYYSFAEENTL is encoded by the coding sequence ATGAAAACACAGATCTTATCGACTGAAGTACTTGGTTGTACTGAAGTTGAAATCCATTACAAACGTCCATTATTTAATACCATGAAGTACATAAAATGTGCTGATGATGTATATCATCTCTTACTAGAATTTACCGATACAAAACGTATTGATTATAAAGAATTTTTTTGGGTGATGATGCTCAATAATGCGAATCGAGTATTGGGGATTTCTGAAATTGCTGTAGGTACAAGTAGTCATGTAAATGTAGATGTAAAAGAAATATGTCAGTTAGCATTACTAACTGATAGTACGAGTATTTTAATTCTGCATAATCATCCATCAGGGACACTAAAACCCTCTGAAGCTGATACGAAAATCACTAAAAAAATTAAAAAAGCATTGAAGCTTTTTGATATTTCTTTACTCGACCATATCATTATTACTTCTGAAAAGTATTACTCTTTTGCGGAAGAAAATACACTTTAA
- a CDS encoding tyrosine-type recombinase/integrase, whose product MNIQKSITIQNAIHSYLEWKQTHTTSAYTTYKIRLQQFAQFISLKANLHEVNGDDIVTFHRSLENKYSLNTIAYSARVLKNFFWFWHGRGMTTFNPKEIIPVRFVSANKDIVTKEDLEDMSSLLDKNVLVDLQKKLVLHLLWDTGMRISELLDIEISNINKQGSDGLRTAKVRTRKSMRYNLVIWGTDTNDLLNRYLGIRLCMDSDSQKLLINPKTQKPFTPRSIQRWINEISDMAMLDKNITPHSFRHGKANYILDQGGSVRDVSAILRHVKPESSFQYMQLSEKRYQDVARKYLTTNLQFQMA is encoded by the coding sequence ATGAACATTCAGAAATCAATAACTATTCAAAACGCAATCCATTCTTATCTTGAATGGAAGCAAACCCATACAACATCTGCATATACTACATACAAAATTCGATTACAACAATTTGCACAATTTATTTCTCTTAAAGCCAATCTACATGAAGTAAATGGAGATGATATTGTAACTTTTCATAGAAGTTTAGAAAACAAATACAGTTTAAACACCATTGCATATTCCGCTAGAGTTCTAAAAAACTTCTTTTGGTTTTGGCATGGTAGAGGAATGACCACATTCAATCCTAAAGAAATTATTCCTGTGCGTTTTGTGAGTGCAAACAAAGACATTGTTACTAAAGAGGATTTGGAAGATATGAGTAGTTTACTTGATAAAAATGTACTTGTAGACTTACAAAAGAAATTAGTATTGCATTTACTCTGGGATACAGGAATGCGTATCAGCGAACTGTTGGATATTGAAATTTCAAATATTAATAAACAGGGAAGTGATGGGCTACGAACTGCTAAAGTTAGAACACGAAAAAGTATGCGTTATAATTTGGTAATATGGGGAACAGATACCAATGACCTTCTCAATCGTTATTTAGGCATTCGCCTTTGTATGGACTCTGATTCACAAAAACTATTAATTAACCCTAAAACACAAAAACCATTTACACCAAGAAGCATACAACGATGGATAAATGAGATATCAGATATGGCAATGCTGGATAAAAACATCACCCCTCATAGCTTTAGACATGGAAAAGCCAATTATATTTTAGATCAAGGCGGAAGCGTAAGGGATGTATCGGCAATCTTACGTCATGTAAAACCAGAATCTAGTTTCCAATATATGCAACTCTCTGAAAAACGCTATCAAGATGTAGCAAGAAAATACTTGACCACCAATCTACAATTTCAAATGGCTTAA
- a CDS encoding type IV secretory system conjugative DNA transfer family protein: protein MTNFRTDRKLFGIKQADRLLHFYCFGKSGSGKTSLLKTLMLQDAEARRGFAFLDLHGDASVELIAKINDRFSDRKLIYFDVTNPDMEYGYNPIRKVSPSKRSLVASNILETFQRNWKSAWGLKMEHILRMILLTLLEQPSANFSGILRLLHDSTYRNECLTNISSEAIRLFWEKEFVKYKPNDLLPIMNKLGGFLSHNIVRKILVENTKQISLRSILDSNTILIINLAKGQVGSDVANILGGLLLTSLASASFSRIDILEKDRTPYFFYIDEFQILSSTELIAELLAQVRKFKIGLILANQFLHQLNVEVRNSVFGNVGTIICFRLGIHDANLMAKEFYPIFTTTDFTSLANYSIYLKLMIDGKPSVPFSADTIL from the coding sequence ATGACAAACTTTAGAACGGATAGAAAACTCTTTGGTATTAAACAGGCGGACAGATTGTTGCATTTTTATTGCTTTGGAAAATCTGGAAGTGGAAAGACTTCCCTATTAAAAACCTTAATGCTTCAAGACGCAGAAGCTCGTCGTGGATTTGCTTTTTTGGATTTGCATGGAGATGCTTCTGTAGAACTCATTGCTAAAATCAATGACCGATTTTCCGATAGGAAACTTATTTATTTTGATGTAACCAATCCAGACATGGAATATGGCTATAATCCAATCCGAAAAGTTTCTCCTTCTAAACGTTCACTTGTAGCTTCCAATATTTTGGAAACATTTCAACGAAATTGGAAATCTGCTTGGGGATTGAAAATGGAACACATACTTCGGATGATTCTCTTAACACTCCTGGAACAACCCTCTGCTAATTTTTCTGGTATTCTTCGACTTTTGCATGATAGTACATACAGAAATGAATGTCTTACAAATATTTCATCAGAGGCGATTCGCCTCTTTTGGGAGAAGGAATTTGTGAAATACAAGCCGAATGATTTGTTACCGATAATGAATAAACTCGGTGGTTTTCTCTCTCACAATATTGTAAGAAAAATATTGGTAGAAAATACAAAACAAATATCGCTTCGGTCTATACTAGATTCAAATACTATTTTGATTATTAATTTAGCCAAAGGACAAGTAGGTTCTGATGTTGCCAATATTCTTGGTGGACTCTTGCTTACTTCCCTTGCATCTGCATCTTTTTCTCGAATTGATATTTTAGAGAAAGACAGAACTCCGTATTTCTTTTATATAGATGAGTTTCAAATTTTATCCTCCACAGAACTGATTGCTGAATTATTGGCACAAGTTCGTAAGTTTAAAATTGGGCTAATTTTAGCCAATCAATTTTTGCATCAACTAAATGTTGAAGTTAGAAATAGTGTCTTTGGAAATGTGGGAACAATTATTTGTTTTCGTCTTGGAATTCATGACGCTAATTTAATGGCAAAAGAATTTTACCCAATTTTTACTACAACTGATTTCACTTCCCTAGCCAATTATTCCATTTATCTAAAACTAATGATTGATGGAAAACCTTCTGTGCCTTTTAGTGCAGATACCATTTTATAG
- a CDS encoding DUF3024 domain-containing protein, whose translation MQIDLVSKLTHDYLASRLAPNQKKEDQNIFFTYENQTLEIYSIMEGFDGTSVKFPNAKAKRIKSKGIWKVYCMGQSMKWELYKPHSEVKDINEFLKLIDKDKYTMFWS comes from the coding sequence ATGCAAATAGATTTAGTTTCCAAATTAACACATGACTATCTAGCAAGTAGATTAGCTCCTAATCAAAAGAAAGAAGACCAAAATATTTTCTTTACGTATGAAAATCAAACTCTAGAGATTTATTCTATTATGGAAGGTTTTGACGGGACTTCTGTTAAATTTCCAAATGCAAAAGCAAAACGAATCAAATCAAAAGGAATTTGGAAAGTGTATTGTATGGGACAATCTATGAAGTGGGAACTCTACAAGCCACACTCAGAAGTAAAAGATATTAACGAATTTTTAAAATTAATTGACAAGGATAAATACACTATGTTTTGGAGCTAA
- a CDS encoding type IV secretion system DNA-binding domain-containing protein, producing MIHDILDSISDGLDSLLQQIVGSKHNYKGKLGNARRVLKRKHKKGNGLKIGNKYIALDQILKSALLLGQTGSGKSTKVFLQNLLSYKELSPISLICLDLAKELRDVSGGSLQEHLDGEDIVNFSDANASTTTWNPLQDLKPQDIHRFASDLVASTTTQNANTDPIWANLSTSLISYIIQLLKGLEVVLGTNKFTNLYNVRYLVVQLQGEFEKMNMLIAKYADDFLYSNLKAILANDKKMLNSIFSSTLSVLNLWQDEHIIRMTSSTTLDMESYRSQKKILWIQSSITQQKRLMGLNSLFLKAWFTHIMDAGIPKKEDNTIGFLADEMSAVRTMDKGYIPFISSQIRKFKSFGVFGFQSYSQCIELYGKEGATTLKANTGTVLYLGQQDLETATHISKSLGRYSYEKDGKTLSREVLTPEEVMHSHTKEGGFLLCNNERPIQLKRIKPYYVDRKMKKQAEIPTPEVFANNPMPELLPIDALIGAVETEDSVVSKAVQ from the coding sequence ATGATACATGATATTTTAGATAGTATTTCAGACGGATTAGATAGTTTACTTCAACAAATAGTTGGGAGTAAACACAATTACAAAGGAAAGTTAGGTAATGCCAGACGAGTACTTAAAAGAAAACATAAAAAAGGCAATGGTCTTAAAATTGGCAATAAATACATCGCTTTAGATCAAATATTAAAAAGTGCATTATTACTCGGGCAGACTGGGTCAGGAAAATCGACAAAAGTTTTTCTACAAAATTTACTTTCTTACAAGGAATTATCGCCAATTTCACTCATTTGTTTAGATTTAGCAAAAGAATTGAGAGATGTCTCTGGTGGTAGTTTACAAGAACATCTTGATGGGGAAGACATCGTTAATTTCTCTGATGCAAATGCAAGTACGACGACGTGGAATCCACTACAAGATTTAAAACCCCAAGACATCCATCGTTTTGCATCAGACTTGGTGGCAAGTACGACTACGCAGAATGCAAATACAGACCCTATTTGGGCAAATCTTAGCACTTCACTAATTAGTTATATAATTCAACTTTTAAAAGGTTTAGAAGTGGTTTTAGGCACAAATAAATTTACCAATTTATACAATGTCAGATATTTAGTTGTTCAACTACAAGGAGAATTTGAAAAAATGAATATGCTGATTGCCAAATACGCAGATGATTTTTTATACAGCAACCTCAAGGCAATTTTAGCTAATGATAAAAAAATGTTGAACAGCATTTTCTCATCCACTTTGTCAGTTCTCAATCTTTGGCAAGATGAACATATAATTCGTATGACTTCCAGCACTACACTTGATATGGAATCCTATCGTTCTCAGAAAAAAATATTATGGATTCAAAGTTCTATTACCCAACAAAAACGATTAATGGGGTTAAACTCATTATTTCTAAAAGCGTGGTTTACCCATATCATGGATGCAGGAATTCCAAAAAAAGAAGACAATACGATTGGATTTCTAGCAGATGAAATGTCAGCAGTTCGAACAATGGACAAGGGCTATATCCCTTTCATTTCCAGTCAAATACGTAAGTTTAAATCATTCGGCGTCTTTGGTTTTCAGTCCTATAGCCAATGTATAGAATTATATGGAAAAGAGGGAGCAACCACCTTAAAAGCGAATACAGGAACGGTATTGTATTTAGGGCAACAAGATTTAGAAACGGCTACTCATATTAGCAAGTCTTTAGGAAGATATTCTTATGAAAAAGATGGAAAAACGCTATCAAGAGAAGTACTTACTCCAGAAGAAGTGATGCACAGCCATACCAAAGAAGGAGGTTTTTTATTGTGTAATAATGAAAGACCTATACAGCTAAAACGTATCAAACCCTATTATGTAGATAGAAAAATGAAAAAGCAAGCAGAAATACCAACGCCAGAGGTTTTTGCAAACAATCCTATGCCTGAACTTTTGCCGATTGATGCGTTGATTGGTGCTGTTGAAACAGAAGATTCAGTAGTTAGTAAAGCAGTACAATAG
- a CDS encoding IS3 family transposase, translating to MKIAPINRKKRRYAIATICNAFELKRDAYYKYQKRFVLKKQIEQNVIMLVKKSRKTLPREGTRKLMKSLHNDFRKQNINIGRDQLFRILKENNLLIRRKKYSSKTTNSYHRFYKYKNIIKDLIINRPNQVWASDITYIRTINGFCYLALITDMYSRKIVGYDISDSLELKGCVRALNKAIYQTKNTEEIIHHSDRGIQYCSNVYTQILKRKKIQISMTQENHCYENAMAERVNGILKDEFFLDQTFTNINHAKKATKNAIKLYNNKRLHLSLDYKTPNYVHKNVA from the coding sequence ATGAAAATAGCACCGATTAATAGAAAAAAAAGAAGGTACGCCATCGCTACTATTTGTAATGCTTTCGAGTTAAAAAGAGATGCTTATTACAAATATCAAAAAAGGTTTGTTCTTAAAAAACAAATAGAACAAAATGTAATAATGCTTGTTAAAAAAAGCAGGAAAACATTACCCAGAGAAGGTACTAGAAAGCTAATGAAATCCTTACATAATGATTTTAGGAAACAGAATATAAATATAGGTAGAGACCAGTTATTTAGAATCTTAAAAGAAAATAATTTGTTAATTAGAAGGAAAAAATATTCTTCTAAAACAACCAACTCTTACCATCGTTTTTATAAATATAAAAATATCATAAAAGACCTGATCATTAATAGACCTAACCAAGTTTGGGCTTCGGATATTACCTATATAAGAACTATAAATGGATTTTGTTATTTAGCACTTATTACTGATATGTATTCAAGAAAAATAGTAGGCTATGATATTAGTGATAGTTTAGAACTTAAAGGCTGTGTTAGAGCTTTAAATAAAGCTATTTATCAAACTAAAAATACCGAAGAAATCATACATCATTCTGATAGAGGAATACAATATTGTAGCAATGTTTATACTCAAATTTTGAAAAGAAAAAAGATACAAATCAGTATGACCCAAGAAAATCATTGCTACGAAAACGCAATGGCCGAAAGAGTTAACGGAATTTTAAAAGATGAATTCTTCCTCGACCAAACATTTACAAATATCAATCACGCCAAAAAAGCAACAAAAAATGCAATCAAATTATATAATAATAAAAGATTACATTTATCTTTAGATTATAAAACACCTAATTACGTGCACAAAAATGTAGCATAA
- a CDS encoding transposase, which yields MYKNDGYVRRYSESFKLKVLAELTKGNHSKRQIALTYGIQSSTINVWIKKYDRKDLMNTRVTVQTDDELSRIKALQKELKQLKDLLIKKDLDKLVNDSYLEVAAENLGYKNVEELKKNLNIKP from the coding sequence ATGTATAAAAATGATGGATATGTAAGACGTTATAGTGAGAGTTTTAAACTCAAAGTATTAGCAGAACTTACCAAAGGAAACCATTCCAAAAGACAAATTGCCTTAACTTACGGCATACAATCTAGTACGATAAACGTATGGATTAAAAAATATGACCGTAAAGATTTAATGAACACCCGTGTAACCGTGCAAACAGACGACGAATTATCCCGTATTAAAGCCCTTCAAAAAGAGCTAAAACAACTCAAAGATCTTCTTATTAAAAAGGATCTAGATAAACTTGTGAATGATAGTTATCTTGAAGTAGCTGCTGAAAATCTTGGCTATAAAAATGTTGAAGAATTAAAAAAAAACTTAAACATAAAGCCTTAA
- a CDS encoding DNA adenine methylase, whose amino-acid sequence MPKTPITYYGGKLNLLSEILPLIPEHRIYTESFFGGGAVFFAKPPSEAETINDTNMMAINFFEVARSEFQALKAKIEATLFSRATYSVANMIYRMPHLFDKLQQAWAFYIATNMGFSCTIGSWGYDKYGKRVKAFQNKKLIFNEAISKRLERAQIESNDALKVIESRDTKDAFHYVDPPYIDSNQGHYGGYTKTHYKDLLETLSKVQGKFLLSSYPSKLLTKYTKKNGWYTKTFDKPLSARKAVSGKSRGRKVEVLTANYSI is encoded by the coding sequence ATGCCCAAAACCCCTATTACTTATTATGGTGGTAAACTCAATTTACTATCTGAAATACTCCCATTAATTCCAGAACATCGCATTTATACAGAATCCTTCTTTGGAGGTGGAGCTGTATTTTTTGCAAAACCACCATCGGAAGCGGAAACGATTAACGATACCAATATGATGGCAATTAATTTCTTTGAGGTCGCTAGAAGCGAATTTCAGGCATTAAAAGCAAAAATTGAAGCAACGCTATTTTCTCGTGCTACGTATTCTGTTGCTAATATGATATATAGAATGCCACATTTGTTTGATAAGTTACAACAAGCGTGGGCGTTCTATATAGCTACTAATATGGGGTTTTCATGCACCATTGGTTCTTGGGGATACGATAAATATGGAAAACGAGTCAAAGCATTTCAGAATAAAAAATTGATTTTTAATGAAGCTATCTCAAAACGGCTCGAACGAGCCCAGATTGAAAGTAATGATGCGCTTAAAGTAATTGAGAGTAGAGATACCAAAGATGCTTTTCATTATGTAGACCCGCCATATATAGATTCTAATCAAGGACATTATGGTGGCTATACCAAAACTCATTACAAAGATTTACTGGAAACCTTATCTAAGGTACAAGGTAAATTTCTGCTTAGTTCTTATCCCTCAAAACTCTTAACAAAATACACTAAGAAAAACGGATGGTACACCAAAACTTTTGACAAACCATTATCAGCTAGAAAAGCAGTTTCTGGAAAATCACGTGGGAGAAAGGTGGAAGTACTAACCGCTAACTATTCGATTTAG
- a CDS encoding DUF2958 domain-containing protein gives MKLITKEIQQRFAEIGDQSENKNPILVTRFFDPCGTASWYPTEYNPETDTCYGYVLWLTQKEWRTFSISELESIGRPSGLRIERDVDFEEKTLNEFTAVKRIIELNIEELKNKTQDQEYDRER, from the coding sequence ATGAAATTAATCACAAAAGAAATACAACAACGTTTTGCCGAAATAGGCGATCAATCAGAAAACAAAAATCCAATCCTTGTTACTAGATTTTTTGACCCTTGTGGTACTGCCTCTTGGTATCCCACTGAATATAACCCCGAAACAGATACTTGTTATGGTTATGTTCTTTGGTTAACACAGAAAGAATGGAGAACATTTTCTATAAGTGAATTAGAATCTATTGGGCGTCCTTCTGGGCTTAGAATTGAACGAGATGTTGATTTTGAAGAAAAAACGTTGAATGAATTTACTGCTGTAAAGAGAATAATTGAACTCAATATAGAAGAACTCAAAAACAAAACACAAGACCAAGAGTATGATAGAGAACGATAA